The Hyalangium gracile genomic sequence AGACCCGACGAAGGCGACGGACCCGACCCGGCTGGAAGCTCGCACCGGGAGCCTGCGGCCCGAGGAGGAGGTGCGGTGGGCGGGCAACTGGGAGCAGCGGCTGCGCGAAGACATGAACGCGAAGCGCTGGCGTGAAGCCGCGGACCTGGCTCGCGCTGTCTTCCACGCGGACTCCTCCCAGCTCCAGGCTGCCGAGACGGCCGCCACCCTCCTGGCTCGAACCCAGCCGGACGAGGCGCTCAGGTTCGCCCAGGAGCTCGCGCGGATGTCCCCGGACGCGCTCGCCGTCCACCGGCTCGCGCAGGATCTGTTCCTCGCCCTCGGCAAGCGCGAGGAGGCCTTCGCGCTCTACAGCGCCTCGGCCGAGCAGGCCCCTGACTCCGCGCGGAGAGCCCTGCTGGCTGCTCACTTCGCCCCTCCCGAGCAGCGGCGGGAGGCCTACGACCGTGTGCGGAAGCGCTTTCCCGAGGATCCCGAGACCATGCGCGTGGTCGCCCATTTCCACCTCGACGATGGTTATGGGCGGGTCGCGCTGCACCTGCTCGACACGGCGCGGGAGAAGAGCCCCGAGCCCTTGGAGGCCCTGGAGCTGCGCGTGCGCGTCCTGATCGCCGAGAGAGCGCACCGGCAGGCCTCCGAAGCGGTACACCAGTTCGCGGAGGAGCCGGGCCATGGCTCCTGGGAGCTCGCCATCCTCGCCGCCCGGGTAGCCCTCGTGACGGAGCCCAAGCGCCTGCAGGGCACCGCGCGAGCGCTGATCCCTCCCCGGCTCACCACCTCTCCGGAGCACATGGCGCTCTTCGATCTGCTGACGGAGGGAGGCACGGTCTCGAAGAAGCAGCTGAAGTCCATCCAGGACCCGGCCACGCGCGAAGCCATCGCGCTCACCCAGACGACCGTGCAGGATCCGGACAAGGCCGTGGAGCTGGTGCGCCAGGCCTCGGAGGAGGTGGTGTGGCGCCTGGATCCGGAGACCGCCGCCCTGCTCGCCCTGAGGCTCTCACGCCTGGGTGAGGAGCAGGCCGCGACCCGCGTCTTCGGCTCGAGCCTCTCGCTCATGGCGGCCCGCGAGCCGCTGGAGCGCTACCTGCACCATGGCGAGAAGCGAACCGACTTCCTACTGCACCCGCCGGGCCTGCAGGCCGCCGCGCACCTCGCGCGTTCGCGTCCCGGGCCCGAGCCCCGGTCCTCGGCGATGCTCGATGTGGGCCAGGCCGACAGCCCGGGCGGCATCGCCCGCCGGGCGCTCGACCCGTTCGACAAGTCCCCGCCCGCATTCGAGGACGTCCGGACCGTATCGCCCCGCCCTTCCCCAACCTACCCCATGCCCTGCAATGGCGGGCGCCTGTGGCGACCCCATACCTTCAGCGAATGACCTCGCTGAGGGCCAGCAGCTCGGGCTGGAGATCCGCGCCCTCGGCCAGGGAGGAGCGAAGGTTGACGATGAGCGCGGGCCTCGCCCCCTTCCGGAGGAGACCGACGCTGAGGCGCTCACGTACCTCTCGCTCCCGCCCCGAGAAGGACAGGATCCTGGATTGCCGCGTGGTGCCCGTGATGGACTCCAGCACGTCCACGAGCCCGGGACAGACGTAGAGCGCGGCCAGCGGCTGCCGCGCCATGGCCGCCGCGAACTCCTCCTGGCTCGAGTACGCGATGCTGATGACCTGCACGGGCAGGTTTCGGATCGCGGTGGTCCGCGCGAGATCCCGAAGCGCCGTGGCCATGTCGATCGCATACGTCTCAGATTCGAGGTTTCCCCCCCGATAGACGACGGCAATCTTGACGGTGTTCGTCGCACGGCGCGAGAAGGCGCGATCGTAGGGGAGCACGCGGAGCAGGAGCGCGGCCTGCTTGCCAGGCGCGAGGTCATCCGCGGCGAGGGCCGCCCGGCTGAAGCCCAGCACGACCAGCAGGAGCGCGACAGCACGGCCTGGAAGTGGGGACATCATGAGGAGAGCTCCCTAGAAGCCGAGGGCCAGCTGGATGATGAGCCGATGGCTCATGGGGGTATCCGCGCGAGGGTTCGTGACGCGATAGACGGTCTTGGCCAGGGCCGTCGGGATCTGCTCTGGAAACGGGTAGTAGATGAAGCCCGCCCAGACGGAGCTGGCGTCCTCGGCGAAGCTCCGGCCGTCGAACGGAGCGGGCAGCGTCCCTACCCGAACATGATCGAAGGAGACGAGCGGCTCGAACCAGGAGTTGAACCGATACGCCACGACGGCGCTGTAGCCCCACTTGTCCAGCGTTCCATCCAGGACCTCCTGGCGCGCCAGCGCGGCCTCCAGCTCGAGGGTGAGCGGGCCTCGGACGAAGTTCGCGTCGACACCGAAGATGCTCAGATCACGCGCCGCGTCCTTCGTGTAGGCGCCCAGGTAGCCTGAAGCACCGAGCGTCAGCCCCTCGGTGATCTGCGTGCTGAGCCGGGCGCCAAAGGACTTCCGCGTGTTGTTGGCGTCCTCGTAGGAGGGCGTGAAGAAGGCGATGGAGCCGCCCTCATCGATGCCGTCGTCACTCGGATCAAACAGGTTGTCGACGTCGTACTGCTCCATGCCGTTGGTGGCGTAGAGCGCGTAGCGGAGCGAGCGACCCGAGGCCCACTCCCACTCGCCTCCGAGCTGGATCCCCACCTCCTGCCAGGGCGTCGGAACCACCTCTCGGAAGACGGTGGGCCGCTCCGGGAGCTTGGTGATGAAGGCGGGGAAGGTCGTCGTGTTGTAGGTGCCGAAGGGGATCATGAAGAGCCCGGCCCGCAGGACGACGAGCTCCTTGTAGAGGCGGACGTCCACCTGGGCATAGCGGAGCCGGATCCCGGTGTTGAACTCGTAGGAGGTGAAGCTCGGCTCGAACTCGAGGAACACCTCGGGGACGATGATGTCGAGGATGTCCGCGCCGAAGTAGAGGTTGGCATCGCGGAGCTTGAAGGTGTTGCGATGCGGCGCATCACCGGTGCGGCGCTGCCACTGGAACAGGTCGGCGGAGAGCACCCCGTGGACATAGGGAGTGATGCCGTACCGCCGGAGCCGGTAGCCGAAGGAGCCCACCGAGGCGGGGGCCACCTCTTCCTGCAACAGATCCTCCAGACTGTCGGGCTCCGCCGGCGCCTTGGGCTCCTCGGGCGCGGTGGGGGAAGACTCCTTGGCCTCCTCGGCCTCCTCCGCGGCCGGCGGAGGCTGCCCCGGCGAGCCCGTCCCAGCCTCCTGGGCACTGGCCGGCAGGCCCTGGAGGAGCCAGAGGGGAATGAGACAGAGCCCGAGCCTGGTCCAGCGATGCTTCCCTAAAGGGCTTCCCGTGAGA encodes the following:
- a CDS encoding YfiR family protein, which codes for MMSPLPGRAVALLLVVLGFSRAALAADDLAPGKQAALLLRVLPYDRAFSRRATNTVKIAVVYRGGNLESETYAIDMATALRDLARTTAIRNLPVQVISIAYSSQEEFAAAMARQPLAALYVCPGLVDVLESITGTTRQSRILSFSGREREVRERLSVGLLRKGARPALIVNLRSSLAEGADLQPELLALSEVIR
- a CDS encoding tetratricopeptide repeat protein, with product MSTASTQPTSPGLQEQAHATTASLPLETDPAGLTERAPAGETHRASTSRWLGPLALAGLGLAIAGMTVPTYVIREVQLVNGLARPVEVRLNDQPRLLQPGELSREDVFSLGAPYHVEARWPGSSQPFETVSLEATQRSVYNVLGAASLRVGDPTKATDPTRLEARTGSLRPEEEVRWAGNWEQRLREDMNAKRWREAADLARAVFHADSSQLQAAETAATLLARTQPDEALRFAQELARMSPDALAVHRLAQDLFLALGKREEAFALYSASAEQAPDSARRALLAAHFAPPEQRREAYDRVRKRFPEDPETMRVVAHFHLDDGYGRVALHLLDTAREKSPEPLEALELRVRVLIAERAHRQASEAVHQFAEEPGHGSWELAILAARVALVTEPKRLQGTARALIPPRLTTSPEHMALFDLLTEGGTVSKKQLKSIQDPATREAIALTQTTVQDPDKAVELVRQASEEVVWRLDPETAALLALRLSRLGEEQAATRVFGSSLSLMAAREPLERYLHHGEKRTDFLLHPPGLQAAAHLARSRPGPEPRSSAMLDVGQADSPGGIARRALDPFDKSPPAFEDVRTVSPRPSPTYPMPCNGGRLWRPHTFSE